The window GGATGGTTGTTGGTGTGGCGTTGTTTTGGAAAGTAAAAGGACCGCTTGAATCTTGCTCAAGCGGTCTTAGATGTAATTGTTTCAAATTATATTACTTATCAGAGATGAAGGGTGAGTAACTGCAAGCCTATTGCCCGTATACTTTCCAACCAGTTCCGTAAGGATTATTGGGGCTGTCTGATTTATATGGGTTCCCAGCACCATATGGATTGTTAATGCTGTCTGGCGAGTATGGACTACCATATTTTCCATATGGGTTTGAAATGGAGTCAGGGTCGTACGGGTTATTGCTTAATTTGCCACGATAGTTCCCTTGGCTGTCATATAGTTTTGGAGCATCGGTGGCGTATGGGTTGCTATATGACTTGTTGCTGTATGGGCTGCCATATTGTCCATAGGGATTGTTTAACCCATTAGCGTTATATGGACTCCCGGCACCATATGGGTTTGCTAGAGAGTCTTGATCATATGGATTGTTACTTAGATTTCCTAAATAGTCTCCTGCAAGCGCGAGGGTGGGAATGGCAAGTAGTATGGCTATTGCCCAAAAAGCTGATTTTAAACGCATGGCATACTCCCACAAGTGCGTTTATTAGTTTGCATAATCAAATAAAGCATACAAATATAGAATATGATACCATGTCGACCTGAGTCAATCAATCCAATTTTGGTCAACCATCCGGTCAACCAAACGCCTTCAACACACATCCAACATCACTGATTTTCTGTTGACGTCGAAATAAAAAGTCAAAGTATTCCAAGCGTTACATGCGTATCTCCATGCATGGCATTCAAAAGGTCGTGGGTTCAATTCCCTCCAGCTCCACCAAAAGAATATCAAAGGCCTGCAAGCTAAAGCTTGCAGGCCTTTTTGTGTGGTGTCCGTCCATGAAATTGGGTGGGTGATTCGTGCCGTTCCCGGTGTGCCCGAGAGGCTGCGCGGTTACTTTTTTTGGTTTTCTCAATCATACTTGGCGTGGCAGCGGCTTTTTTCATGAATGAGAACGTCGATGGTTTCGTGCATTTTTTCCATGTCGCCCGCGTCGCAGGCTTTTTGGAATGCTTCGCACGCCTCGGTGTACTGCTCGTAATATTCGTCGCCGTACCCCTCGCAGGTGACCATCAGTGCGGAGTCTTCGAGAAAGGAATCAATGGCCTCGCGGGGCGGCATCCGGTTTTCATGGATCATCGCCAACAGAATTCTGAAGCTTGATTTCATGCGTTTTTTGAGCGTCTTGTATTCGGGTTTGCCTTCAACGTGCCGGGTTTCTTGCTGCTCGTCACATTCCCGGGAGCGGCTTTTGATCCGGGCTTTCAGGGATATCTGGCCGAATTCGTCCCTGATGCCCAGCTTGATTTTTTTGAATTCGTTCACGCAGGCAAGCTCACCGCTGCCGCCGGATTCAAGGGCGTCCGCAAGTTCGCGCAGGAATCCGGCGAGTTCTTCCCGTGTTGCAAACCGGTTGATCCTTGTTTCGTTTCTCATTCGTTTCTCCGGAGGTTGAGAGATAGGGCGCTGGCAAATGCGTTACAGAAAATAACACCGTTGCGGAATGATAACGGCTCGTTACTGAGACACCCAAAGCCGGGTTGCTGTACCGAGTGCCTCAAGGCTGCACGCGGCCGGGCCTGTGCCATGGATTGGCCTTCGGCTGCGTATGCGCCGTTTCAGATTATCGGTGTATCGGCTTGCGACGTGAGCACGCGGGTCAGGAATTGGCCGTCCTCTTCGGCCACTTCGATTTTCCAGCCTATCTTGTCCACCAGCTGCTGGCTGAGTTGCAGCCCGAGGCCGTAGCCGTCGTTGTTGGCCGTATCGTTTTCCCCGGAGGAGTGAATCCGGTTGGCGACCTTGATGCCCCCCGGGCTGTTGCTGATGCGGATTTCGCCGTCGCAGGAGTGCTGGAAGGCGTTGCGTACGAGGTTGGTCAGGATGATGTGGGCCAGAGTGGGCGGGGTGCGCAAGGTCACGGGTTGCAGGTCCGTGCTCAGGGAAACTTCTTTTCCTTCTATGAGGTAGACGTTTTCGTCGATGATTTCGCGGATACAGTCGTCGATCCGTACCTCCTGTTCGGGCAGGGGGGATTCCATCTCCCGAGAGAGCCAAAGCAGAGCCACGGTCAGGTGCTTCATGTTGCGGACGGCCTTGGTCATGCGCTTGTGGGAGCTTTTGTAGCGGTTGTCCTGCGTGATGCCTTGGCGCTCCATGAGCTCCAGATTGTTCTGGATGATGGCTATGGGGGTGCGCAACTCGTGGCTGGCATACTTGTGAAACCGTTTTTCCCGCGCCATTCCCGCGGTCAGGCGGCGTGAAGTGGCCAGGATCATTTGCGCGACGTTGTCGAGTTCGTCGTATTTGAATTTTCTGGGTTCCTTGTCCAGATTTTCCGGCGACAGGGAAATTGTCCATTTGTGCAGTGATTCCACTGGATTTGCAATACGCTTGAAAAGAACAAAGGCCAGTGCAAGCACCACGATGATCGACAGCAGGCCCGCCAATGCGGGCGTATAAAAATAATAGAAGTCAAATTTGCGGTGGGCGCTTTTGCTCACTTCGCCTTCAATGGATTGATACACCAGATAGACGGTGGCGTCGTCGGGTCGCGTGAGGCTGTGAATTTTGTAATGCGATTTGCCCACATGCAGATAGGCAAAGGGGTCGGAGCGGAGTTGTTGTGCATCGTAGTTGTTGCGGATGTCCAGAGGAAGGTCCCTGAAATGGGCGTACCCTCTGATGTGCCCCTGGTCGGGCAGGGGGACGTCCGGATTGCGGGCATATTCCTTGAGGTAGTTGGTGGAGGCTTCTTCCAGACGGAATTCCACGAAGAGTTCAAAGCCCCGCCGCAAATAGTTGCTGAGAAAGAATGTGTAGCCGACCACCAGCACCACACAGGTGAGCACGAAAAAGGAAATGATGGATTTTTGGAGGCTATGCCTGCACTTCACTGTTGTTTCCTGAGCACGAATCCGACGCCCGGGATCGTCTGGATCAAAGGTTCGGGGAAGGGTTTGTCCACCTTTTGCCGCAGCTTGTGCATATGCACCTTGAGGCTGTTGCTTTCGGGCAGAATTTCGCCCCATACGGCCCGTTGTATCTCGTCCTTGGGCGCGATGTTCGGGCTCATCTTGGCCATGTACTCCAAAAGCGCCCATTCCTTGGGGGAGAGCGTCAGCTTGATTCCGGCGCGGGTGGCCTGATGTTGTTCGGTATCCACTTCAAGGTCCGCCACCACATAGCGTCGGGGCTGGCTGCTGCGTCGTTTGGCCAGCGCCCGAACGCGGAGCAGCAGCTCCTTGAGCGCAAAGGGCTTGACCAGATAGTCGTCGGACCCGGCCTCGAATCCTTCGATCTTGTCATCGAGGGAGTCGCGTGCCGTGATCATCAGCACCGGCACGTCGAGGCCGTCGCGCCGGAGCTTGGAACAGAGATTCAGCCCGTTGAGCTTGGGCAGCATGACGTCGAGCATGATGACGTCGTATTTGTATTCCCGTGCCAGCTGCAGGCCGTGCTCGCCGTTGGCGGCATGGTCGCAGGTGATGCCTTCCAGTTCGAGGTATTCCACAAGCGAGGCGGCAAGATCGAGATCGTCTTCCACCAGCAGAGCGTATATGTTCATGGCGTTTCCCTTGATAACGCGGCGGTCATGGCTCCGGCGGAACAATGCGGAAAGCATATCCCGCCGGAGCCTTTTTGGCAAAACCTATGCCGCGGGTGTGTCGTTGTGGCTGTTTCGTCCGGCGCGGATTTTTCGCACCAGTGCCAGTACGCCCACGAAGAAGACCGGCGCGAAGATGATGCCGAGCACCGAGGCGCTGAGCATGCCGCCGATGACGCCCGTGCCGATGGCGCGCTGGCTCGCCGCGCCCGCCCCATGGGCCACGGCCAGCGGGATGACGCCCAGAATGAAGGCCATGGAAGTCATGATGATGGGCCGGAAACGCAGGCGGGCCGCCTGAATGGCAGACTCCTTGAGCCCGTGCCCTTCCGCGTAGAGGTCCTTGGCGAATTCCACGATCAGGATGGCGTTTTTGGAGGCCAGGCCGATGATGGTGATCAGGCCGACCTTGAAGTACACGTCGTTGTCCATGCCCAGCAGCGTGACCATGAGCACGGAACCCAGCGCGCCAATGGGCACGATGAGCATGACCGACAGCGGGATGGCCCAGCTTTCGTACAGGGCCACCAGCAGCAGGAAGACCACCACAAGGGCCAGCGAGAAGAGCATGGGCGCCTGTGCGCCGGACTGCTTTTCCTGATAGGACAGCTCGGTCCACTCATAGCTGATGCCTTTGGGCAGGTCTTGCATGATGTTTTCCATTTCGTCCATGACCTCGCCGGTACTGTAGCCCGGGGCCGCTCCGCCCGTGAGCTTGAAGCTGGGGTAGCCGTTGTAGCGGACCACCTGCACCGGGCCGATTTCCCAGCTGGTGTTGACCACGGAGGTGAGCGGAACCTGGTCGCCGCTGGAGTTGGGCACATACAGGGTTTCCAGACTCTCGGGACTGCGGCGGTATTTTGCATCCGCCTGAACCACCACGTTCTGCATGCGGCCGCTGTTGGCAAAGTCGTTGACGTTGGCCGAACCGAAGGCGCTGGCCAGAACCGTCCTGATGTCGCTGAAGTTCACGCCCTGCGTTTCGGCCTTGTCGCGGTCTATCTCGACACGCAACTGGGGTGCGTCGGGCAGGCCGTCGATTCGGGCGTAGGACAGGACCGGGGATTGGTTGGCCTTGCTCAGAATCATGCCTGCGGACTGTGCCAGCTTGGCACGGCCCACGCCGGACCTGTCTTCCAGCCGCAACGAAAAGCCGCCCGTGTTGCCCAGCCCGTCGATGGGTGCCGGGTTCACGGCAAAGGCGAAGCCGTCGTCCAGCCCGGAAAAGGCCATGTTTGCCTTGAGCACGATGTCCGTTGCCGATTCACCTTCTCCGCGTTCGGACCAGTCCTTGAACATGGGGAAGGCAGCGGCCGCGTTCTGGCCTTGTCCCGAGAAGCTGAACCCGAGAACCGTGAACGCGTTGTCAATGGCCGGGGTGTTCTCAAAGAAGTGTTCGATCTTCTTCACCTGCGTCAGGGCACGCGGATAGGTGGCGCCCGGTGGCAGCTGCACGCTGCAGACCATGTAGCCCTGGTCCTCGTTGGGCACGAACCCGGAGGGCAGGCGCATGTAGACGAAGCCGAGTCCGATCAACAGAGCGAGGTATATGATCATCATCCGGCCGGTCTTGGTCACCAGTTTGCCGGTCAGCCCCTGATAGCGTTCGCCGAGAATGTCGAATTTGCGGTTGAACCAGCCGAAGAAGCCAGCCTTGGCTTCATGGCTGCCTTTGGCCACGGGCCGGAGCAGCGTGGCGCACAGGGCCGGTGTCATGGTCAGGGCCAGGAAACCGGAGATGAGGATGGATACGGCCACGGAAATGGCGAACTGCCGATAGATGACGCCCACGGAACCGGACATGAAGCCCAGGGGGAAGAACACCGCGGAAAGCACCAGCGTGATGCCCACGATGGCCCCGGATATCTGCTTCATGGCCTTGATGGTCGCTTCCTTGGGGGGCAGTCCTTCCGTGCTCATGATGCGTTCCACGTTTTCCACCACCACGATGGCGTCGTCCACGAGGATGCCGATGGCCAGCACCATGCCGAACATGGTCATCATGTTGATGGAGAAGCCCACCACGTACATCACGCCGAAGGTGCCCAGCAGGCAGACCGGCACGACGATGGACGGTATGAGGGTGTAGCGGAAGTTCTGCAGGAACAGGAACATGACCAGAAAGACCAGTACGATGGCTTCGAACAGGGTGTGGACCACTTTTTCGATGGCCACGTCCACGAATTTGGAGGTGTCCAGCGGAATCGTGACCTGAATCCCTTCGGGCAGCGTCTGCTTGATTTCATCCAGTCGGGCGCGCACGCGTTCCACCGTGCCCAGCGCATTGCCGCCCGGGGCGAGCTGCACGGCTGCGGCCGCGGCTTCATGGCCGTTGAGCCGGGACTGCGTGTTGTAGGACTCCGGGCCCACTTCGATGCGGGCCACGTCGGAGAGGTGAACAACAGAGCCATCCACGTCCGCGTGCAGGATGATGTGGCCGAATTCCTCGGGGCTTTGCAGCATGCCGCGCACGATAAGGGTGGCGGACATTTCCTGATCCAGATTGCCCGGACGCGAGCCGAAGCTGCCTGCGGGAACCTGAACGTTCTGGGCCGTGATGGCCTGGTTCACGTCGCTGATGGAAAGGCCGTAGCTGAGCAGCTTCTGTGGATCCACCCAGACGCGCATGGCACTTTCCGCGGCAAAGAACTGGACCTTGCCCACGCCCTCCACGCGGCGGATTTCGTTGTTCACGTTGCGGGCCATGATGTCGGCCAGAACCTGCGGGTCCTGCCCGTTGTTTTCCGTGTAGGAGAGAGCATAGACCATGAGGAAGCCCGCACTGGTCTGCTCCACCTCGATGCCTTGGTCCAGCACGGCCTGCGGCAGGCTGGATTCGGCGTTGGACAGCCTGTTCTGCACGTCAACCTGTGCGAAGTCCGGGTCGGTGCCGGGCTTGAAGGTGACGGTGATGTCGGCGGTTCCGTTGGAGTAGCTGATGGACTCGTAGTAGAGCAATCCCTTGGCGCCGTTGAGTTCCTCTTCGATCTGGCTGACCACGGTATCGGTCAGGGTCTGCGCCGAGGCACCGGGGTACACCAGGCCGATGGAGATTTGCGGCGGTGCAACCGAGGGGTATTTTTCCATGGGCATGGAGGGAATGGCCAGAATACCCGCCAGGGATATGAATATGGCAACCACCCATGCGAAGTTGGGTCTGTTGATAAAAAAGTCGGACATGTTGGATACCTGATATATTTTTGTTTCGGTGCAGGGCCTGCGCTACTACGCGGCCGGCTTGTCCGAAGAGCCCTGGCCAGGGTCGATCTTCATGCCCGGCTTGACCTTGTTGGCGCCGTTGACGATAACGCGTTCGCCCGGCTTGAGTCCTTCCACAATCTGCCACTGGTTGTCGCGCATCCTGCCTGTCGTGACCGGGCGCACCTGAACCGTGTTCTGCTCGTCGAGAACGAAGACGGTTGCGCCGCCGGTCTGGGACATGGCCACAGCGCGTTGGGGCACGAAGATGGTGTTGCCGCCGCCAGTCGTGTGGATTTTGATGCGCACGAACATACCGGGAAGCAACATGCCGTCCTTGTTGGGGAATTCGCAACGCAGTGAAACCTGGCCGGTTTTTTCGTCCACGGACACGTCCGAGAAGAGCAGGCGCCCCTTGGCGGTGTAGTTCACGTTTTCGATGTGAACCGTGACCTCGGGCGCTTCGCCGGATTCTTTGCCCGCGTTCATGGCTGCGCGTACCTTGAGGTAGTCGGCCACGGGTTGGTTGATGTCCGCGTAGATGGGGTCGAGCTGCTGGATCTTGGCCAGTGCCGTGGCTTCGTTTTTGCCCACGAGCGCACCTTCGGTTACAAAGGCCGCACCGATTTTTCCCGAGATGGGGGCTTCCACCGTTGCATAGCTCAGGTCGAGGGAGGCGGTCATGACCGCGGCCTGGGCAGCCTGTTTTTCCGCCTTGGCGACCTTGTAGTTGGCGGCGGCCGTGTCGTAGTCCTGCTGGCTGATGACCTTGGTCTCGAGCAGCGGGGTATACCTGTTCAGCGTGGCCTTGTAGTCAGCAAGGCTGGCCTCGGCTTTGGCAAGGTCAGCCCTGGCCTGGGCCAGAGCGGCCTGGAACGGTGCGGGGTCGATATGAAAGAGAACCTGTCCCTTTTCCACAAAACTGCCTTCCTCGAAGTCGCGGGAAAGCAGGATGCCGGCCACGCGGGCCCGCACCTCGGCGTTCCGGACCGCAGAGATGCGCCCGGGCAATTCCGTTGTGTCGTTATCGGCAGAGGCCTTGACGGTGACGATGTCCACCTTGGGCATGTGCTGTGGTGCAGACTTGCCCTGTGCCTTTTGTTCGCTGTTGCAGCCGCAGAGGCCGAACAGGGCGGTCAGGGCCAGAACGCAAAGGACAGGCCTGATGTTACTGATGCGCATTGTTCTCTTTCTCTCCATAAATT is drawn from Pseudodesulfovibrio senegalensis and contains these coding sequences:
- a CDS encoding efflux RND transporter permease subunit, which gives rise to MSDFFINRPNFAWVVAIFISLAGILAIPSMPMEKYPSVAPPQISIGLVYPGASAQTLTDTVVSQIEEELNGAKGLLYYESISYSNGTADITVTFKPGTDPDFAQVDVQNRLSNAESSLPQAVLDQGIEVEQTSAGFLMVYALSYTENNGQDPQVLADIMARNVNNEIRRVEGVGKVQFFAAESAMRVWVDPQKLLSYGLSISDVNQAITAQNVQVPAGSFGSRPGNLDQEMSATLIVRGMLQSPEEFGHIILHADVDGSVVHLSDVARIEVGPESYNTQSRLNGHEAAAAAVQLAPGGNALGTVERVRARLDEIKQTLPEGIQVTIPLDTSKFVDVAIEKVVHTLFEAIVLVFLVMFLFLQNFRYTLIPSIVVPVCLLGTFGVMYVVGFSINMMTMFGMVLAIGILVDDAIVVVENVERIMSTEGLPPKEATIKAMKQISGAIVGITLVLSAVFFPLGFMSGSVGVIYRQFAISVAVSILISGFLALTMTPALCATLLRPVAKGSHEAKAGFFGWFNRKFDILGERYQGLTGKLVTKTGRMMIIYLALLIGLGFVYMRLPSGFVPNEDQGYMVCSVQLPPGATYPRALTQVKKIEHFFENTPAIDNAFTVLGFSFSGQGQNAAAAFPMFKDWSERGEGESATDIVLKANMAFSGLDDGFAFAVNPAPIDGLGNTGGFSLRLEDRSGVGRAKLAQSAGMILSKANQSPVLSYARIDGLPDAPQLRVEIDRDKAETQGVNFSDIRTVLASAFGSANVNDFANSGRMQNVVVQADAKYRRSPESLETLYVPNSSGDQVPLTSVVNTSWEIGPVQVVRYNGYPSFKLTGGAAPGYSTGEVMDEMENIMQDLPKGISYEWTELSYQEKQSGAQAPMLFSLALVVVFLLLVALYESWAIPLSVMLIVPIGALGSVLMVTLLGMDNDVYFKVGLITIIGLASKNAILIVEFAKDLYAEGHGLKESAIQAARLRFRPIIMTSMAFILGVIPLAVAHGAGAASQRAIGTGVIGGMLSASVLGIIFAPVFFVGVLALVRKIRAGRNSHNDTPAA
- a CDS encoding efflux RND transporter periplasmic adaptor subunit, which encodes MRISNIRPVLCVLALTALFGLCGCNSEQKAQGKSAPQHMPKVDIVTVKASADNDTTELPGRISAVRNAEVRARVAGILLSRDFEEGSFVEKGQVLFHIDPAPFQAALAQARADLAKAEASLADYKATLNRYTPLLETKVISQQDYDTAAANYKVAKAEKQAAQAAVMTASLDLSYATVEAPISGKIGAAFVTEGALVGKNEATALAKIQQLDPIYADINQPVADYLKVRAAMNAGKESGEAPEVTVHIENVNYTAKGRLLFSDVSVDEKTGQVSLRCEFPNKDGMLLPGMFVRIKIHTTGGGNTIFVPQRAVAMSQTGGATVFVLDEQNTVQVRPVTTGRMRDNQWQIVEGLKPGERVIVNGANKVKPGMKIDPGQGSSDKPAA
- a CDS encoding sensor histidine kinase codes for the protein MKCRHSLQKSIISFFVLTCVVLVVGYTFFLSNYLRRGFELFVEFRLEEASTNYLKEYARNPDVPLPDQGHIRGYAHFRDLPLDIRNNYDAQQLRSDPFAYLHVGKSHYKIHSLTRPDDATVYLVYQSIEGEVSKSAHRKFDFYYFYTPALAGLLSIIVVLALAFVLFKRIANPVESLHKWTISLSPENLDKEPRKFKYDELDNVAQMILATSRRLTAGMAREKRFHKYASHELRTPIAIIQNNLELMERQGITQDNRYKSSHKRMTKAVRNMKHLTVALLWLSREMESPLPEQEVRIDDCIREIIDENVYLIEGKEVSLSTDLQPVTLRTPPTLAHIILTNLVRNAFQHSCDGEIRISNSPGGIKVANRIHSSGENDTANNDGYGLGLQLSQQLVDKIGWKIEVAEEDGQFLTRVLTSQADTPII
- a CDS encoding response regulator transcription factor is translated as MNIYALLVEDDLDLAASLVEYLELEGITCDHAANGEHGLQLAREYKYDVIMLDVMLPKLNGLNLCSKLRRDGLDVPVLMITARDSLDDKIEGFEAGSDDYLVKPFALKELLLRVRALAKRRSSQPRRYVVADLEVDTEQHQATRAGIKLTLSPKEWALLEYMAKMSPNIAPKDEIQRAVWGEILPESNSLKVHMHKLRQKVDKPFPEPLIQTIPGVGFVLRKQQ
- a CDS encoding GAK system XXXCH domain-containing protein; translated protein: MRNETRINRFATREELAGFLRELADALESGGSGELACVNEFKKIKLGIRDEFGQISLKARIKSRSRECDEQQETRHVEGKPEYKTLKKRMKSSFRILLAMIHENRMPPREAIDSFLEDSALMVTCEGYGDEYYEQYTEACEAFQKACDAGDMEKMHETIDVLIHEKSRCHAKYD